Within Streptomyces sp. SS1-1, the genomic segment CGTCACGGCGCTGATCGCCGCGTTCTTCCTCGTCTACGCCCTGATCCTGATCTTCTGACCCGGACCGGCACCCGGTCACAGACCCGGCGTGAGCCACACCGTGGCCAGCGGAGGCAGCGTCAGCCGCAGCCGCCCGTCCTCCGGCTTGAGCGGGCCGGGGTTGGTGACATCGCCGCCGCCGTACCGCGCGGCGTCGGTGTTCAGCGTCTCCTGCCACGCCGTGACGTGGTCCGGGACCCACAGACCGTAGTCGTGCCGGACCACCGGGGAGAAGTTCGAGACGCAGAACAGCGGCACACCCTCGGCGTCGTACCGCAGGAACGCGAAGACGTTGTCGTCGGCGGCGTCACCCAGCGACCACTGGAAGCCGCCGGGATCGGTGTCGCGCTGCCACAGCGCCGGCGTCGCCTGGTACGCGGTGTTCAGATCGCGCACCAGATCGCGCACGCCCCGGTGGTCGCCGGCCGAGGCGTACCCCGGGTCGAGCAGCCACCACTCCGGGCCGTGCGCCTCCGACCACTCCGCGCCCTGCGCGAACTCCTGCCCCATGAACAGCAGCTGCTTGCCGGGGTGCGCCCACATGAAACCCAGGTACGCGCGATGGTTCGCCCGGCGCTGCCACCAGTCGCCCGGCATCTTCGACACCAGCGCCTGCTTGCCGTGCACGACCTCGTCGTGCGAGATCGGCAGGACGTAGTTCTCGCTGTACGCGTACACCATCGAGAACGTCATCTCGTTGTGGTGGTACTTGCGGTGCACGGGCTCCTTGGCGATGTACTCCAGCGAGTCGTGCATCCAGCCCATGTTCCACTTGAGCCCGAAGCCCAGCCCGCCGCTGTCCGTCGGCCGGGTCACGCCCTCCCAGGCCGTCGACTCCTCGGCGATCGTGACGACCCCCGGATTGCGCCGGTACACCGTCGCGTTCATCTCCTGCAGGAACGCCATCGCGGCCAGGTCCTCGCGCCCGCCGAAGGCGTTCGGCGCCCACTGCCCGTCCTCGCGCGAGTAGTCCAGGTACAGCATCGAGGCGACCGCGTCGACGCGCAGCCCGTCGATGTGGAACTCCTCGCACCAGTACGTGGCGTTCGCGACCAGGAAGTTGCGCACCTCGGTCCGCCCGAAGTCGAACTCCAGCGTGCCCCAGTCCGGGTGCTCGGCCCGCCGGGCGTCCCCGGGCTCGTACAGCGGGTCCCCGTCGAACCGGGCCAGCGCCCAGTCGTCCTTCGGGAAGTGCGCCGGGACCCAGTCCATGATCACGCCGATGCCGGCCCGGTGCAGCGAGTCGACCAGGTACTTGAAGTCGTCGGGGCTGCCCAGCCGGGACATGGGGGCGTAGAACCCGGTGACCTGATAGCCCCAGGACCCGGCGAACGGGTGCTGCGCCACCGGCATGAACTCGACGTGCGTGAACCCGAGATCGGCGACGTACGCGGGCAGCTCCTCGGCCAGCTGACGGTACGTCAGCCCCGGCCGCCAGGAC encodes:
- the glgB gene encoding 1,4-alpha-glucan branching enzyme; translated protein: MALHETSRPESAGAGRSKTAPALDPGDRDRLLAGTHHDPHALLGAHPVPGGIAVRALRPFARAVSVLVDGERTALVSEGGGLFSTLLPLPAIPEYTLLVSYEEDGGDEQETHDPYRFLPALGELDLHLVREGRHEELWKALGAEPMEHQGVRGTRFTVWAPNARGVRVAGDFCHWDGTAFPMRSLGASGVWELFLPGIGEGTRYKFEITSRYGHRFLRADPMARCAEVPPDTASVVHASHYEWGDARWMAHRGDVPVHEAPFSVYEVHLPSWRPGLTYRQLAEELPAYVADLGFTHVEFMPVAQHPFAGSWGYQVTGFYAPMSRLGSPDDFKYLVDSLHRAGIGVIMDWVPAHFPKDDWALARFDGDPLYEPGDARRAEHPDWGTLEFDFGRTEVRNFLVANATYWCEEFHIDGLRVDAVASMLYLDYSREDGQWAPNAFGGREDLAAMAFLQEMNATVYRRNPGVVTIAEESTAWEGVTRPTDSGGLGFGLKWNMGWMHDSLEYIAKEPVHRKYHHNEMTFSMVYAYSENYVLPISHDEVVHGKQALVSKMPGDWWQRRANHRAYLGFMWAHPGKQLLFMGQEFAQGAEWSEAHGPEWWLLDPGYASAGDHRGVRDLVRDLNTAYQATPALWQRDTDPGGFQWSLGDAADDNVFAFLRYDAEGVPLFCVSNFSPVVRHDYGLWVPDHVTAWQETLNTDAARYGGGDVTNPGPLKPEDGRLRLTLPPLATVWLTPGL